Sequence from the Denticeps clupeoides chromosome 20, fDenClu1.1, whole genome shotgun sequence genome:
tggataagggcgtctgataaatactgtaaatgtagatgaacGTGATGTAGAGGAGAATCGCATTTATTCCCCCCTTCCCCATACCCGCCCATCTTCCGTCTACTGTGTTCTCGGCTTTTATAACAGACGCCATTTAATATTCTCTGTTCTGGAGTTTGTCTATATGAATTATCACAAGAACATACAAAATTAACAACACAGGAAAGCTACACCCATATATGAACATTTTTACCATATaaccattttaataatttaagcaaaaacacaaacctCCTGATGCAAGATCGCTTTTAAAGACCAGAAGATGAAAGACCAGGATGAGAAGGATCATGACTGTGACAGATTGTTCGATATTCCTCACATCGCCCTGAAAAGAATTAGATCCTCACGCTCTGCAGACGTTAGAGGAGCTGGAGGTCCCTGCGATcgctaccaaaaaaaaacacacccggTTGGTTGAGACCAGTAGCGCCACTAAATCCTGAGCAGAAGTCATTTCTTCACCGAAGCTCCTCCCGCGTCAAATGACAACAGATGAACCAAGTTTAAATTTAAGGTTTATGCTGGTTTAATACTGAATATTTTACGTTGTTACGCTGGGAAAaaggctgataaatgctgtaaatgtaaaaagtgaacactggctaaactttaaaaaaacttAATCTAATAATTAATCTAATAATTTTGCATTGACGTAAatcctgctgttacctggttcattcacattacagcaataaaactgctaaaatattaggtgtcaGATTACTTCAGTTCTTTTAGGTTTAGccttttttcaccttttttttcactacttgcacacaaaataaacagcagaACGCAGgatattcaagattcaagagagatttgttgtcagtacaacagtatacacggCATACAGCGacttgaaatactgtttcacacagaccctccCAATAGTGCgatcacaaaataaattaatacataaatacaaatattattctaatagtatacagttattattataatactgATATCAtactattataatatatatataatatataatatcagTGTGTTAGACTGTGAAGGATCCACCTTGTGTGAAGAGGTGAGGTGAAATGCAACTACAGAAGAAGCAGAAACAAGCTTTACATTAACTCAAACAAGACAAGCCCAGACAAATAATGACCCAAGCAGCTGTTCAAAAAGCACAGACGTGTCAAGACAGgtttataaaaatgcaaaagtgaacagtaaaaataaataccaCTTACATTAAGGTcatccatttacagcatatttTCTGCATATATATTATAGGGTCaatattgttaatgtttttttttatttcattctataTTGCAGAAACAAATAACATCTAATTTGGACAGTTGTCCTACCTCCAGCCTCACTGCCTCACTCCTAATCTCCCTTCTACTGATCACAGCCAGCATTAAGGACCCTAATCAGCACCGGCCAGCACCGATCCTCGTACCCCAGTAAAGTGTGCCCTAGCACCTAGTTTATACTGTTTTGTTGTACTTTCAAAAggtaataaatgctgtaaatggaataaTAGAGGCCGTCATGTTTTGTGTCTTGTGCCTTGTGTACATTAAAAGCTTTTTATGTTATATTTCGCACTTGGGTCTGATTATTCTTGCCCAGTGTGACAACAGTATATAAGCATTATATGGGGCATCcagcttaaaacttctgttgtGTGGACAGACCAGACcggttgatccactgtggcCACCCCAAACAGTGAGTATAATGTAAACACATAAAATCCTGTCTAAGGACCAGGAGCagaatattaatgttaataataattcttaCATGTGCAGAAACACATCTGAGCATAGCTGTAGAGTTTTCAACCAGTCAGATATAGTTCACACAATTAAAGCTAAATTAAAGGAGAAGTGCTAACAAGTATAAATTAGCAGTTTTAGCCATATATTAAAAGTTTGGAAGAAAATTGTTAAACTTAGTTCTGATAGTGacaacagggttttttttaattacgtgattgtcattgtgaaacactgcagcacagcacatggctttcaacccttggtgagcagtaagcagccatgacagacacccggggagcagtgtgtggggacgggactttactcagtggcaacCCACTGCCCTGTAGAATTTAGTGACTCGAACTGAGGACATAACCAGTATGCTGCAGCAGCATATGCGTCACAGCTCCAATCAGATCTGTAACAGGGCATGTTTCAAACTAATTACCATAAGCAATGATCATGTGACAATTCATGAAAGTGTTTACTAGAGGTTTTGAcagaaatgttgattttttttttatgtaatacattttttaataatcataCGCTATATAGTACACTGAACCCTATGCTGTGGTCATTTTTAGTTAAAGCACGTGGTGACACACCTCATAATAATTTTCTTATAAACGCATTTACCGTAAAGTGGGGGGGCGGTTAAAGTTTCTATTTTCTAGAAATCACGTGACGCACCACGCCCTCCGGCGTCGTCATCCGCGATCAACGCCGTGACGCGCATGCGCGCCAGAATCGAAAGTAGAAGCCGGTTATTGTGGGGAAATTacggggattttttttttttttttttttgtatatttttactCTGACATTTGGTATCGGGCGCTGCACGGAACAACAGCGCAAACATGAGCGAGTTCTCGACTATTTACAAAATCTGCATTATCGCGTTTGCAGCGCTTATCCTTCATGGTGAGTAGCCGGTATCTGAATATAAACCTGCGCATTTCGAAGAAATAAATATACTATTGAGATGCAAACGTTGCCATATTCTATGTGAACAGGATCTTGAAATTACATTTCTATGGTGTCCATGCACAGAAAAGCAAATACATGTGGAATTTATAATGCTCATGTTGTGAGCATTATATGATGAGCAGCTTGTGGCAACTTGTGACAAGTGTGGGTCAGAGCAGCTCCAAATTGGTTGTAATTCTGGGCATCATGTGGATGTTACTGTATGTCCCTTCATAGTGTTTAGATGGACTCAAGATTCCCCAGATCGGACATCTGTGGGAATTGTTGGTTGCATCATCTTATCATCTTTGCTGGACACAACAACAACTTCGTTTTATACAGCACCAGGATCACTGTACATACAGATAACTACGTTGTAAAGGCCTTTGAGAGAGTATTAGATTTTAGGAAGTTGTAACTGGTTCTGATTAAGAGCGTCTGctaaattttataaatgtatatgtaaggCCGTTTGGGGAATAGTAGATCCGATAGGTACTGCGGAGCAAAGGCATGGAGAGATTTGTATGTCAGGTGGAACATTTTGTGGGAAATCTAGAATTTAACAGGAAGCCAGTGCCCCGGTAGACCTTCACAAGTCTTGTAGGGTTCATGGGGATATATTCTGTCAGCTCAGGGGTGAATTGATCACAaattttatgcatttgttttaGAGGTGggtaatctaaattaatctagattaatctatattttagattaatttgaattcatttgagttctgccgaaggcattgagaatatgtgtgctacccaaataatgtaagtaagtctttgagaacgggtttctcaagccaggtggcgcattagaccaggggctcatctcctgtttccaaaatgcatcacaaactgcttgagaaagctgttctactatgataattggtgatgaaaataaattatgttcaataagatgtacttgtgtttaccaactgtttattcagttaaatagctgcatccatgttaccacgtcacgtttgatgtggtcatttcacagttcaaagactcgttctcgccccctacagtgcaattcggctaggtatacatccgtgctaaaatatcaaggtgaaagtcatcatagtgtagcggttcttcttctgtgttgtgtaactttttgatttcgtttcttgaaccacaaatgatgagctgacacccaagagattttctgtgcaaagtgtattctgtacaaaaaagcaaggtcgcgtcagaacatcgcatctttctgcacctctctctacaatatacagtattaaaagaaaatttaaaaaatattcacaaaataacacacatgcaaaatattcctaatatgtacataaattaaaatgaaagaaataactttttgcttataaatctagtgtaaccatttaactccggcacaatagcttgcgtagtatagacccagctcccaacccaactttgtgaatagattaacagcgaTATTGTTTTTTagcgcccgataagagtctcacgttaacgcagcacattaacgccgataacggcccaccagtagtttgttttaattttgtggcTGCATGTAGAGCAGTGCTGTTACAGCCTCAATATCTCCCACAGTATCTGGAAACAGATGTCCTGACATGGAGTGCTGGTTTGTCCAGGAGAAaccaggacgaggaggaggttTCTCGGCAGCTATGAGCCAGGAGAAGTCCATGATGTTCATCAGAACTGAGCCACACAGCGAGGAATCCAAAACCCAGCAGCACCCTCCTCCTGCAGACATTAGCCCTGCCCGAATCTACTACGTCACTGGTCAGTGCTCAGGTTTACTGTAACCAGTTTAgcttattatattatacatgtatatgtttttacctgctaggccaccgctgcccccagaTAAGTTTATATAAATCACTACTGAAGTGAGACAGTGTATGATGCTGTGAAAGTTTAATTATGAAAGTACAGAGAACAGAAAATATGCACAGTGGCcaaaacacaaatcaaaacaACCCTCAGCCGAGTCTGAATACATTAGGCACGCATCACAGATGAGTCCCAAGGTAGTGGAAAGATTAAGACGACGAGACACACAAGGAAATGGGGACATGTGGTGAACCAGTGGTGCCAGGACTTTACTATATACTGattattgacattttattaatttgttatgCGATTAAATTAAGTAGAATTCGTGACACAGTCCTGACACTGGGGGTACTCCAGCTCCACATTCCAGTCCGGAGATTCCTGTTGTCTATGGCATCATCCCAATTTCCTGATTGTCTAGTCTGTGTCGGGACATTTTATGTCTGTATGTGCTTGTTATGAGTAAAATCCCCTTTCTCATGCCCTGTGTTTGTTCTCCTGTCATCTAGACCCTGCTGGTTCCTTCTGCCAGCTCCCCCTCCACAGACCTAAGGGCAGCGTGAAGAAGCCCCAGTGTGAGATCAACCCTTTCAGCCCACAGCCCTCCATTGTTCCATGGGCCAGAGCCCTGACTGATACGGCCCAGAGCCCCATCTACCTGCAAGCAGAGTGGTTGTCTGTGTCTGCGCAGGGCCTCGATGGAAAGCTGGTGTTGTCCAATGTGATGCGGGCTCCCTCAGGATCCCAGGAGCCAAGTGGTAAATCATGCTGCTGTACCCACAGAAAATAACTTATACTAAAACACCTGTTTGCACAGCTGAGCATACATTAGAATCTTGCTAATTTgttaaattatacaaaataaaacaatatttttcattcCACATTTTGgataaatagtattttttttatttaaatccccTTTTCTATGTTCATTGTGCAGTGCACAAATAGCTTTTTGTCTAAGGGACAGTCATttacatgcacatttacatatgTGGCTTTTGTCATACTCcattgtccagagcgacttacaactggTAGTTCAGCATATCTATGTTACTGGAAATACATTCAAGTAAATTTGGATATTAGAACATCACGTTATTTGGAAACAAGTTtatgaaaacacacaggaaTATCACAGCGCATaaataatatgttttaaataaattatgtttttactTGTTTCCCAACTTTAGTGTCTGGTGTCAATAAATGCTAagttcttatttattttctctacGCCCTTTGCAGGGCCTCACTTGTCATTTGTTCTTTCACACAGTGATCCTCAGTATAATCAGCAAAACTGCTGCAGTCCAGTCCAGACTGGGCGAGCGAGTGATGCTGGATTGTGGTTTCTGGGTGGATCCATCCTCTCCCCTCTTTGGGGTGGGCTTCTCTGTGGAGTGGCGTTATCAGTTCCGGGGTGAGGGACGTCTGGTCCTTGCCTACGATGCCAAAAATGACCGTTTTGCTGACACAACTGAAACGGGCGCCGAGCTGGATTTGGATGCCCTGTACAAGACGGGAAATGCATCAATGGTCCTTGAGGAAGCCCAGGTCCGCCATTCAGGAACCTACATCTGCACAGTGTACCTGCCTAACGTACTGGCCCAGGTGACGATGGACCTGGAGATAGTGGGTGAGGACGTATACGTACAGAAAAATGTACAGTTACTAGAACCGCTAGTACTTCATGGTAGTGTGAGAGAGGGATCAATGCCTTATTATTCAGTGTTATATAAGATGCCAGGTGAAGCTGTGTCAGGGGTCACCATCCCCGGTCACACGTTTCGAGATTCTTACCACGACCCATCTCTTTATGTTAATAAGGTGCACTTACTCAGCTAAAATAAGTGCACTTATCTGTCTTACCCGAGGTCGGAGggagaggaacaaaaaaaaaaggacagtttAATGAAACGCAAAATTCTGAAGGGAAAAGGGGGGACCTTCTCGGTCTCGGAGTGAAATAAAGTATGCTGGCACCACCTTCTGCGGTTGCACTCGCTACACCAGGGCTGATCCCCATCCGTGCCGAGAGGACCTGGGGAGGGAAGGTGAGGCGGTAACCACAACCAGGAAGTGCGAGAGAAGCCACGCCAAGTGCACATTACAGGATCGGGACTTACCAGAGTGCCTGCGGCTGTAAACGAtatgacacgcagacacagacactGACCCTAATACTCAGTGTTGTGGGGGGTGGAGATGTTATtaggtttttttgtttaaattcacATGAGTGcctcaaaatattttaaatatcatGCCATTCTATGTGTACTTCCATTCTGATTATTACAGCATTCACATTTTTAGATTAGGCAAGTGCTTTCACCCTGAACAAAGGGTGTAGCCACGTGGCTGTTTGTGTCTCTCAAGCAACAtagtacaatatacagtacaatacaatatatacagtacagtacaatatacagtacaatacagtacaatatCCAATGACTGTTTAACAGTTGAAAATGTGTCACACTTAAGATCAGGCAAGAGGCAGAAAGGGTACTATATTCTGAGGCTCAAAAACACAACTTAAGTAGCTCTCGGGCAGGTCTGAACCTATGTGCATGAGCCTGTGTACATGACAGACAAATGACcacaaatgcaaaatattataatttgaAACAAATGGGATACAAATTGGAAACAAATTACGAGCAAGGACAGACTGTTTGCCGTGTGAAGCagattttagtttaaaaaatcATATGAATTAGTTAatctataaaaatataatattataacagTAGTATTATGACATTCTAAATCTCTTCAATGCTggcagacataaaaaaaaacattttatgggCAGAAATGGAGAATAAAACATAAAGATCATGTTCATTATATGTTTAGAACAGACTACTTATACACAGTTAGGAAGTAAGGAAATTAATAAATGAGTAATGGCAATTACTTAATTACTGTGTGACAGTGTCTGTAATTTTGAAGgctacaaaattaaattaattaaattaatagaCTGTATGGCTATTAAATGAGTGATATATTTATGCCaactatatttatttttttctctctttttttcttcagagcTCCCATCCCTCTCCGTGTTCCCCAACCCGCTCCCTCTTGTTGTGCCCGGCcagtctgtgtctgtgcagTGTGAGGCGTCAGGATTCTTCCCTCTCACTCTGGATCTGTCCTGGGAGTTTGTGGGATTCGATGGTAAATCCTTGTCCCTGGGCCAGGGCAGTGTGACAGGCCATCGTCAGGCATCTGATGGAACCATTAGCCAGAGCACCCAACTGGAGCTGAATTTGGCCAGGCTGGACCTCGGACGTGGAGGAGAGGTCACCTGTGTGGCTGTTCATGCAGGTGGAACTAGAAGGACCAATGTGACTCTAAATATCATCGGTAGGTGACAATAGAAATACACATGATGGAGAACTCATGATCTGGCCCATCCCGTAGTTTCTGTGCACAGGGTTCCTGCAGTCATTAAacacctggaaaagtcatggaatttgaaaagagaattttccagaccTTAAAAGTTTGGAATacgaaatatacatataaagtCGAGGAAAAGTAGTTGAAGTCTGATTGACACGTGAATGTATAAAGAAGAACATAGTTCCCGGAAGACTGCACAAGAAAagtttctacatttacaactacaatgtttaaaactagcacaGGTCTGTAGTGTCTTTGCAGGGGAGATaacgtgatcaagaaggcggttcacccagggcgaggctcaggcATCGCACTCCAGCTGTGCcaacccctgcgaattccccaaatgtgggaatctcaactgcataatttctggtagtgctCTCCCCTggttttaggggcagtggtggcctagcggttaaggaagcgaccccgtaatcagaaggttgccggttcgaacctcGATCTGCAAgctgccactgagaaaagcactgtcccatcacactgcaccccgggcgcctgtcattgctgcccactgctcaccaagggtgatggttaaaagcaaaggacacatttcactgtgtcaccatgtgctgtgctgcagtgtttcacaatgacaatcacttcactttcactttatgcaGTGAACCACGTCCTGTGGTGCTGCGTGCGTTACTTCAATATTCCAGCACATCCACAGTcttgtgtctccttttaaaagccatgtaaatttaaatttaaatgtctaTTTGTTTCTGGAGTAATTTACTCTGGCTCTGGCTGTGTGAACGTGGGGGAAGAAACACttcttttcagggttgtcataaattTTATTCAATGTAGTTTCAATGTAGTTTGAtttttagtgattttttttcacatttgcacagaaattttagagaacatatggtcttgaaaatttgccttagaatAATTGAAAAGTCgtgaaaattattttgtaaaaatgtgtaagaagcCTGTGTGCATTTGAATCCAAATACTTTATTTAGTTACTATAGTTATAacaatgttttactttttgttaATCTAACAGGAGTAAGTGCTCCCTCTATTGAGGACTCTATGGCGATGGTTGCTGTGGCTTTGGTGCTTTATGGtctgattaaaataatttcttggACTTTCACTTCATCAGGTATaccaaccatttacatttgaaacCTACTTATTTGAAAGCCTGCtattaatgttatatatttaGCTTTGACTCATATGCATACTTCATGGGGTGAGGACCAGGTGAAAGCTTTTCAGTATGTGCTTTTAATTACCAATTATAATTCTGGCCATTATTGAGATCATGCACCCAGCTTGTCCTCACCCCTCTGTTCGTAATTACAGTTTCTGCAATTCTGTGGACAGCTGCATTATTATGTTCACTTCTTTTTTGGTGCAGGTACTACTGATTTGGACAGAAATGAGAAGGTACATTTCTCTTTATGCTGTTGTATCACTTCTgtctgggaaagggatttattGGCAATATAATTCCATAACgaatcattttaaattttgCAACCACCAGTCTGTCGACATGTTCTTACCTGCTTCTCTGGTTTCTCATTTTCAGAAAGAAATCTGAACAGGAGGACCATAATAGAAAGAGCTGtgtaatattaatgtattttaatgcactCAAGTGTATAAAGTCAGGAATATAttggaaaaacaacttttttctACTTTTAGTTTGTTTCTGGAGAAACtattgttctgtgttttttttatctatgaAGGCACTACTGTTTAAATTTGAGcgattttgtttaattttcttgatttttgttatgtgtttaaatgttcataaaacataaaatgttcataaaattaaataaaaaaatagtctTAATTCCTTATTACAAAGCAGTCAGATGACATTTCCCTTTATTCTATCTGGTGTACAAACATGGGAGCATGATGACAAGTTATATGATGACAAGTAATAATACCAATATTACTTTTTTGTACTGTTGTTTTTAGAATTAGcttattaaaattgtattttccaTGTCACTGAATTCACATATTATAATAACCACATTAAAGTGAAGATTATTCCTAATGGATTAATCATCTAGCCTAAAAATATGCGCTGCTTTCTTTCGGTGATCATAACGACGAACGACCGATCAGTTTTGGTGACCGATCGGTTTGGTGACAAAGGAACAGTGGACAACACGAGGAAGCGGCTTCACGACACCGCCGAAGTAATCAAAGCACCGCGAGCCAATGGGCGGCGCTCTTACTGGAGACCAGCGAATCAGTGAGCCGGATGCTTCCGGGTTCCCTCTCGCGTTCACTGGTTCAAGTTGGAAGTCCTGCGTCAAGCTCGTAAGTttcagaaattaaattaaatggtgCGTTAGAGGTGCTTTGCTTGGAGTATAAAACGTGTAAAATATTTCTGTTCGCTTGGGTTGGAATTAAGAGCGTCGCCTGAATTCAGAGTTCAGCGTTTATTCAAGGAAAGCTGTCGAATGAGCTAGTCTGCTAACCTACCTTGTGGTATATTTGTACCTTTATATACTGAAACACCGAAGATTAAACATCACGCGAAGAGGCCAGATACTAAAACACGACCGCAGGGAATTGTGTATTAACGGTACGGGGATTCGTTGCCCGAATACCGGTCGGCAGTCGcacagttttcattttattgacgagaaattgaaaaaacaacaatgatCGTGTCTGTCATGAGATGGACGCGGTCGGTGGTTAAACTGACCCCGGACGATATTAGCAGCCCGGTCACCAGTTTACACCGACTAGATATACTGCTGATAGAACGGCTACGGTCAGCATCGGTTTCTGTTCGGTTTTCAGTTCGCTTCGTTAGAAGAGGAACCCTACCAGTCGAAAAAGAATTGACACCAAATTCAATAGAAGCCTATGGTTGCTGTGAAGAAACGTAGGACACAAATATTTCGTATTTATACGAAAGACATTTGGTTCAGTCAGATTCTTCAGAATTTCTGTATTTCTCACTTTTTGATCATAAGCAGCTTGTTGAGATGCTCTTTTACAGGAATGAAGGAAccaagtgaaataaaataagagtgAAATACTGTAATTGGAGTAAAAGTTCACTGATTTGAAGAGCCTTGTTTGAGTTTTAAATAACCGCTTTCTTAGTTTGattcttcagttttgttctaaatTGGATGACTTGTGTATATCctatttgcattttcttttatcATTTCACCCGGAGCAGAAACGACCACGGAGTTGTGATCATGGACAGCATTGTGATCCTGGACGATGATGAGGAAGACGAGCATCTTCAGATGTCATCAACAGAgccatcatcttcctcctctcttCCCACTACCAGACGGATCACCTTAAACAGCCAGTTGCCCGCGCCCACCCATATCACCCAGTCTCCTTTCGCCTCGGCAAAAAAAAGTAGCTTTGTGCTGCAGAAGGAGATTGAGACCCTTTTTGCTGAGGTAGGAGAGCTTGCTAAATAAAGTACCTTTTATACTTTCTCACATTTTTACCATCCCGTATTTTCCTCTTTTCACCCCTGTGCTCTATTCCCAACTCAGTTTGTTAAATACTGCCAGCAACAGACCACGGACTGCCCCGAGGTCCTCACCTTCCTCGAGGCCAAGCACAAAAAGGCCACGCCGGAGTTCCTCTCCTCGGTGGAGTTCCGGAACACGCTGGGACGTTGCCTGACCAAGGCCCAGGAGAACAAGACAAAAACGTTCGTCTACATCAATGAGCTGTGCACCGTTCTCAAGCAGCACTCCACCAAGAGGAGGCTCTCCACACTAGCGCCTGCAGCTGAGGAAGGGGCGAAAAGGCCgatgaaggaggaagaggcCAACGCAATCGAGGCTCCATCTACCTCGGCACAGCCGGATGAGGACGGGGTTACGGgtgaggaggaaaagaaagtcAAAAAGGCATCCAGAAGACAGGTCAGTAAACTGTGTGCCTTTGTGCTCGTCCTTTACTTGTCTTGCGGATTTGTAAATGCAGAGCCTGAAATGTTTCTTATTGAACTCTTGCTCAGAGTCGCTGTACCTGTTTATgggcttaaaggtcccctgacatgaaaaattcactttgtgagattatttaacattaatatgacttcctctagcctgtctatggacctgcagtagctaga
This genomic interval carries:
- the LOC114770089 gene encoding tapasin-like, whose protein sequence is MSEFSTIYKICIIAFAALILHVSGNRCPDMECWFVQEKPGRGGGFSAAMSQEKSMMFIRTEPHSEESKTQQHPPPADISPARIYYVTDPAGSFCQLPLHRPKGSVKKPQCEINPFSPQPSIVPWARALTDTAQSPIYLQAEWLSVSAQGLDGKLVLSNVMRAPSGSQEPSVILSIISKTAAVQSRLGERVMLDCGFWVDPSSPLFGVGFSVEWRYQFRGEGRLVLAYDAKNDRFADTTETGAELDLDALYKTGNASMVLEEAQVRHSGTYICTVYLPNVLAQVTMDLEIVELPSLSVFPNPLPLVVPGQSVSVQCEASGFFPLTLDLSWEFVGFDGKSLSLGQGSVTGHRQASDGTISQSTQLELNLARLDLGRGGEVTCVAVHAGGTRRTNVTLNIIGVSAPSIEDSMAMVAVALVLYGLIKIISWTFTSSGTTDLDRNEKKEI